The DNA sequence cttatttattttatataataatttacttTGAAAtcatatttacaataaattatattttattattaatttaatagttATAATAGTCTGATCTGTACCTGATATATGCCAAAAAAGCCAAACTATAAAGAAGGAAACTGTAACGGAGCCGATAAAGCAAGAAAGACAATTGTTGCCAATCtcacaaaatattttaagtttataaCAAAAACTGTGTAtaataaattcatcaaaatcAGAAGTGATAAGAATCTAGTACATCTACTAAATACTACTGTTGTATTTTTGcccatttatacatattttgtaggaAATAACTTTTGCCTGTAATTAATTTGTTGATAAAATTTAATTCATGCCGAGTTGATAATTTAATATAACAtattataaattgtttaaacCAACATGTTACCAATATTTTCATATAAAACACTTCTagttttatattttcttaaaaattcaAATAGTTACAATAAATCGGGCCACCTCCAAAGTGTAGGGACTATCGGCTGTCAAActgaaggaaaatacaaggaaaTCACAATCCTGGCAAACGACAAGGCTGTGTAAAAACAATGATTGGATAAGACTAGACCTCCAAAAACCGAAAATAGAGATAATTTTTCAGAACTCGTCGCCAACCTCCATGAGAGACACGCCCCTTCGTTAAAGGAGTAGATTCCAGATTTACGAAATCCAAAAGTAATATTGCTGGGTGTAAATGCTCGAGGGCCAGCCATTCCAAGAGCTTCAGCAACCTTCAACCGCTTGGTTGTAGTAGGTTTTAAGGGGTGAATAGACTGAAAGGTCCAGTGGCTGAAGCTTACGGCTGCTGTGGAAAGGAAATGTAACCATCACTACTATGCATCAAAGACTTCTGTAGAAAGGTGTGGTTCATGATTATCAAGAACAAGCATCATTTTTCCTTGGAGCAATTGGCATAGGTCAGAAAGTGatcaagaaattttaaaaaagtttccttTATTGACCATCCCGCATAACACCGATTTAGTAAGCAGACTGAACCCCTTTGAGTTTGTGTAGTGAATAGATCAAAAGCAAAGTATAGTGCAGCTTAGTGCTTGTGTAAATAACTTTAGAAAGACCTTCTTGAAACATTATTGAATGTAATTAGTTTTAAGCATTTGTTAGTATTAATATAGGGTGGAACAGAACTGGTCATTGGTATTTCCAATGAGATTAGTGTTAATACACCTTTTGAGTGGTGTTGTACTAAAATAAAAACTCATTCACAGAAAGGTGTTTTCTTACTCTTTATTGGTGTTATTTATCCTTGGTGTAACTTTCTGTGGTTATGGAGTCTACCATCTTCCTCTTTCCCGGACCCGCCATATATCTGATTCCTTGTTACTTACTTTGTTGTACTTACTATGTACACTGTGGTAAGATGTGTACATCTGTAGCAGCAACATCCTTAGTGTTTTGATTATGAATAATGGGATATTTTTCAAGAGGACGGAGAACAAAAACAAACTTATTATTGCAAAGTTGTATTCAAGGGAGTATAAATTaggataaacttttagaaaatatataattacaatTTGAGAAACGGCTGATACGGAATACATTTGTGTTAGTATACATCGATCAAAACAAATTActacatttaaaatatatataaattatgagCACCGAACATCCACCCCAAAAGGGTGGCACAAATGTTGTTGAAAGTTAACAAAAACCTCAAACAAGTTATTTTTCAAAACTAAGGTGCtgagtaatttaaaaataaataccacATTTTACGAAAATACGGATTTACTAACATCTATGCTAAGACGCGGATGGAATATGACTGTGAAAACGTAATATACCATACACACAACATTTCAATTTATTTGTACTTAACTTAATTGCCGTCAAATTCAAAGCGAGTCACAAAAATtcataaaatcaattttgttatgTTTTTAAGAGGTTATGTTGAGACAGTCTGTGTTTTAACAGTTTTAAGAGGTACAAGTAAAAGTTTTGAGTATATCGATGGTGAAGAATGGAAACCCATGTCAAATTTTACtggaattcttgttttttacaTGCTTCAAATAGCTAaaaaaagttcgtgtaaccttctggctaaggtctagtgttagggttttcaggtcgcgcaagcgcccctaacatgacttaacgactactttcgtagccgggaccgacggctttacgtgccctccgaagcacggtggcagctcagttaaattagaaattgaaaattttgtcggtgccgggatttgaacccaggccctccagcttgttaagccagtaacatagccgctgagctacggctgccacttcAAATAGGTGATTTGttcatatttacttttaaaagtcCACAGTAAAGTATTCTTTCCCATGTCAATTCATGTTTTTAGCTACTTAAACCTACCTATGTGTGCCCAAGGGATTTGTCAACAATCATCATGCTAGCTGGTGCAGAAAACTATGTCAACATGAGTATTCTGCACCATTGTAACTATTCCGTCAGTAGATAAGTGGTATTATGAAATCAAAATGTTCACTTCAAAAGGACTTAAAATAATGGATCTTGTTAAAAGTTCTAATGAAGATGGTAAGAtatcaaaatttgtttaataatttgcaaaaaaaaacactaaagcTTTTATTGCTTTCTAAGGTAAGATTCActtaataattctgattttaaagtGAATGGTAAAACTTTAATAGATGAAACATTTTTAGGAGAATGTGAAGAATTGGTCGACAGCCCTGATTATGCACCTGAATTGGATGAAGATGTTAGTTTAGACTCTTCAACAAAATGATTTCATGAAAATGATACTACAGTTGTTACTGAAGAAAATAGCTCAATTCTTACTTCTGAAGGAAATGAAAGTAGGTCCACACTAATGGATGAAGAACATATTGAAAAGAGTGATAGTATGAAAAGGAACAAAATGTGTAATTTTAGAAAAACAAACTGGACTATAGTTTCACATCAGCAATGTGTGAAACATACAGAGACTGTTCAAGCATTACTGAAGAAATGAGGAAAGAAATGTTTCAACACTATTGGGTTGAAAGACATAGTTATAAATTACTTGTAGACTGGGTGGACcaaaacagaaacataaatctGGTGACAGAAGAGGTGACAAAATAAGTCTGTAGAGTCACGTTTTGGACTTTTGGCTTAAGAGTTTGGACTGTTAGAAGCTGGGCAAAATGTGTTATCTATGACATAGTTGGCATTTCAACATGCAATACATGTTCTGAGAAAGAAAAAGTTATCAAACTTATCAGTCAGAAAGCTCTTTACCGAAAGTACCATCACATTACTGCTGAAAGGGCACTGGCAAAATGTATTTGGAGAATACAGTCAAATCTACAATGGATTAAAACATACTGTACTTCACAAACTGTaatgagtttaataataaacCTTTAAGTAGGTTCACATTTACTGAAATTCTTTTAGAGTGGTGTCTGACCAACAGAACTATACTTTCGGACTACCTTTCACCGGCAAAGGAACAACGATTGGAACCAACCCCATACTAAGCTTATCATGTATTGCATGAAGATTTCAAAAACTTTGCCATCTTCATGGAGAGAACTGCTCATTTtttcaaaatcatcaattttgacAACGATGACTACAATTAGTACTCAGAACTATAATTTATCCAGCACTGTACTCATCACAACTAAGTATTTCCAAGTCAAACTAGCAGCTGAAGTTTATCATACCAAAAGATTTAAAATTTGACCTTCCAATTTATTGTCAGTTTATTGTGACCAGTACCTTGGGGCGCAAATCTTGTGAACGTTTTTCAACAGATTCTATGAATACTAATCTCCTATgtcaattattttcaaaattaaattattttcagttaggaacataattttttattaatgtatCCTATCAAAGCATCGTGataagtatttttcttttaataattcgTTTCGGTTAACATAGTTATGCTTTTGTCTACCCTATAAAACAGTTCTTAGAATTCTTCGTGGCTCGATTTGAATTTAACTGGGCATGTAAACTAGCAGAAATGCCGATTACATGCAATAGTATgtttttaacataaataattaatttatcgaAGTATTTTAGAAATACATGAATACTTTACatattgtataaaaaaataaaaaaacaaattactaCCGATAACGTGAAAAAATACTGAAAACCAGACCACATAGTCATAAAATTGTCAAAGGAGTACTTATATATGCTAGTTAATCTGCTGCATATATTTGAAAGTCCAATGTAGGTTAATATAATAATGATACATTGTTTTCCAGGCGTAAATGGTGCAGTAAACTCTGCTGCTGTCGCAGACAACTACCAGACTTCAGCCAGTAAACCCGTAAAACTGTGTATCATTACAAAATATGCTTATGAGAGCCCacataaaacaataatttttgacAGTTTTGACAGACAAGAGAATTTTTTCAGTGCCGATCTGTGGTAAGATCGTTACTAAACTGAAGTTAGTTACAAAACAGAGTTGACTAGCATGTACAAATAAACCTTCAGTTCTACAGTACGAAAATGTACTGTAAAACAATAGACATATCAAGCCCTAAAATATTCTCAACTAACTTGTGCAAAAGTAAACTTTTTACCCTCGATTACTATTATCATTTcagtaaaattcttaaaaatttatatagtcCAGTTGGGAGCTGAATAGAGTTGGTTGTTGTGAGTAGGAAAAGTCTTGtgttttgtaaaaatataaaaattccacaGCTGAAACAGTTgtaaaaaaaataaggaaaaattaatgaaaaatcaACTGAtccatatttttaaatatacatattttttgaaACGAAAATCGAAAGAAGAAATATTGCTCGCAATTAAATTTCTTGTCAATTGTCAAGAAAGTAAAATAACTTGTTAGTAATGTGCTTATAGAAAATCGGGAAAATTTCTGAAAACTTGTTATATAAATTTGAAGATATCTGCTGatgtaaagaaaaaattattgtcTGTTTTCagtttttgtataataattttggcAATCTAGATGTCGAAAATTTCCTTAGTGATAAATTCTTTATTGTACAAATCATTATTTCTTTTAGGTAAAAAGTCCAAACAGTTTTAAATCCATATTGAAAACTAAAACGGTTTCTAAGGGACTAGGAGATTCTAGGGACTTTTAAAGGGGGCTATAAAAGTATTTTTGGTGACCCACTACAACCAACTTAGCTATTTTTGAACAGCTCTCGATTGGACTAATAACTTCCAAACTCTTTTTTCAGTTTTCAACAAAGATTGCTGTATTCCTGGATgagttaatataaaaaatattaacgttAGGTTTTTATAAGGTCATAGATTAAGTTATTTTTactaacttccataaaatatgtaattttcgTAAGATTGAGCAATGGGGAAGTACATAAGCAATTTTGTTTCATTCGTTGTATATTTCTCACCTTATTATTAATTCACAGATATTAAAACAGAGAAGTGGATCACAAAAAAAACGGATCGACGATATTACAGAAAACGTACACGCGAACATGGAAACACAAAGGGATACGTATGTCCAGGAGTGGACTTAAAATGGTCAGCACTGTCTTTAAGTCTGATTCCAACGAAGTTcttagtagaaaatataaattaaacattacaCATTGAGACCTGTTAAGATTAACAGGTTTACATTAAGTCAATGATGAAGTTATATGAATATGATTATCGAAAAGAAAAGATTCACTCCATCATTATgcttttaatacattattttacATGAAATTACTAGTAGATATAGTAGAATCTCTTAGACGATGGACTAAAAAAATGGTACCTATACATTTGAGTATGCTCTGGTTTATGTCAATTGTCATTATGAGAGCTAAAATGATCAAATATTTGACAGCATAGGTGATAGTAATGACAAGTGTCTAAATGCAATTAACAATATCTcttaaaacatgtaaaaataattattgaaagCTCAAAAATAAATTAAGGAAACAGCAAACATGGACTAAGGAAGTGGGAAATAAAAACAGTCCACATCTGGAGCACTCCAAAGATGACTAAAAACAGTAAATGCTAGGAAATGCAACTATAATTATCCTTTACAGTCAGTTTTGCCATTTTGAAGACATCTAATTAGTAGTAATATACATATATGTTGTTTTTATTCCAAACTTTTATTATTGGGAACATTTTGAAAACGgaaaatacaccaacaactacAACTGGTTTATTAATTGGTCTTAAATAATTTTGCAATAGTTTCAACTCTGCTGTAGCACTAAAAATTACATATTTCGACATATTTAGTTGTAAAAATAATCAGCAAACATTTTAAAACTGTTAACATCGACATAACATACAGTAATCACAGTAGACTTACAAAAATAATTTGAACATTTTATCATAAATTGCACAAACAAAACATATATGGCGTTGTTGTTAAGTTGATATGTTATCAACATCCATTTGATTAACGTAAAGAGTCCTACTACTCTACAAACTAAACGGGATGACTAATGTCAGACGTAAATCCTTAGGTTACCAAAGCACCTAGTCCAccctacagtacattcaaccaacttacacatCTAAACGATTAACGAAATTCGCATAAAACATTTCGTTGtagtaaactgcactggtgttctgtttgacactttgctaaattttaggtataaaataaatgtgtcattaacccgttgttcatagttttgcatattttgtttttctgcgaattccattaatcgtttagaggtgtaaatTGGTTTAATGTACTGTAGTAGAATCAACAAACTTAAATTTTACAGAATATCTGGTGATGTACTTGGGTGTATTCAAACGGTCAGGGTGAACAGTTTTATTTCTCAGAAAATAGTGGGGACTTCAATATCATATTGTGCATTGCTGTACGTCCTGTGAAGATATTTTTAATTCAAGAACTTCTGAGAACTCTCCATTCCCTAGTTTATCTCACAGCGGTTATAGGGATCGTAAGAAGAAAGGAAAACATGGGATGAATTCCTCCTGACATTCTCCTTCTATTGGTCTCTTTTTTCTGAATTAATCTTAGAACTACTTAAATCCTTTTTACTGTTAGCTCTGGTTCTTCATTTTCATCTATCAAGAGTTCCAAAAGTAAAGCTTGTTTTTCTTCTAAAATTATAGCTTCAAATGAAAACTATAGACAGAAGGTATTCACTTTATAGCCGCTCCCACATTGCCTTTCTTATACTACTGGTTTGCGCCTGGCTTAGAACAGTGTGGGACTTTAATTTATGGCAAGAATACTGCAACGAGTGCACACGTGACATCTTAGCTGCACAATACTAAAAAATCTATGTGGAATTGATGTGGACAGGTCAGCGGTGGCTGCGTAGGGTTGTAGGACTCTCGCAGAAACATGTAAAAATGACATGAATACATTTCAGTGAACTAATTTCATTCTGAAATAGTAGTTTCAATAAACCTACCAGTCTTGTAGTAGTTTTTGATTTTAAAGATagttaaaatatacaaaacaatatttttttaaaataaatacatttttaaaccattttgtggatatattttattttacttaggtattattttttttatttactaacaATTCTAagagaagagtgtatgtgggcGTTAAAATATAGCAAAAATTCAATGTTTTCACAAGAATTATGTCTCCTGGGAGAGTTTTTCTATATTCAGTACCTATGCATTTTAGAATTGATGCATATGGAACTTAAGTGATGTTAATTATCCGGTACAGGGTATTTGACAAGACAAAGTTCTGTAGAACACTTTACATAAGAACTTCACACGATGTATAAAATGAAAACGTGGGAAACTTAAACAGAATATTGAAAGTACTACATAATAACATTAAATACGGTAcattaaatcttttatataaggacTTCACCCGGTATATTGAAAGTACACAAGGAGAAGTCACACAGAACATTCAACATGTTATATAATATTGTCATAAGGTATATTTAAACTGTTACATATGACGTCACAAAGTGTATTGACAGACAATATGGGAAAATTTAAACAGAACTTTGAAACCGTTAGACAATCCATTAAAATGTGTAAATATGGACGTCACAGGTTATATTGGAAGTAAACAAGGAGAAGTCACAATAAGTGTTACACAAGATTGTCACACGGTGCATTTAAACTGTTACACAGTTTATTCACATACGGGACAATTGACATAGAACATTGAAACTGTCAAGTAAATAGGGACGTCACACGATATATTCGTGTAAACAAGTGGAAATCTCACGAAATATTGACAGTGTTACGTAAGATTGTCAAACTGTAACACAAATACAGTCACCTAAGAACATAATACGGTATATTGTTAATAGGGACGTCTCACGGTAAATTGAAAGTAAATGGATTAAACTCACACGGAACATTGAAGTGTTATATAAGATTGTCATACGGTATGTACATTTTAAACTGTTACATATATGAACGTATCgatatatattgaaaagaaaacATGAAACATTTAAACCGTCACCTAAGAACGTTATACATAGTGACGTCACACGGTATATTGAAAAGTTGTACAGAACATTGAAAGCATTACACAAAACTTAGTACAATGCATACAAAGCGATAAGAAACTCATACGAAAATCCTTAACAAATGACTTATCAAGCGGCAACTTTCATTTGACGTTTGACATTTgaatttttgttgaaataaagtAATTCCATCGACAGAAAATATATATTCCGTCTACAACAGAATTTGCAAGCATTGTACGTATCTTACGTTAATAAACTGAATAAACATGTTGTTATTATATAAAATGAATGGTTGAACGAACATAAATTTAGTCGGAGTAAATGTCAATCATTCACAAAATGGCTTATTCTAATAGACTAAACACACGTGGTTAACtgaaactttaaaaatgtgtagCAATGCCTCTAAAACTGGCAGCTACTTTTTATTCTTATATAGCCAATAACTATATAACAAAGATCAGGTATCTGGTGGTGGAGGTGGTGGGGGCTGTCTTGCAGTGCCAGAGGTGCTGCAAGCTGGAGTTGGAGGTGAATCGCTTCTGTCACGGCTATCCTGATCCTCCAAAAACCTGTCCATGAAATCGGTGATTCCAGGATGGAGAACgtatttcttcttttccaatcTTGTTCGATTAGCGAATATATCATGTCGTTCGGATTTTTTCCACAGGTAGTAAAATTGGACGAGTTCTCCGACTGATCGTGTGCGTACCTGAATATAATTTACATTAATTAGTGAAAGAGAAATTAATACGCCCGCAGAAAAAGTTCAAACACGCCCGCATTTTCTGCGGGCGTATAAACAGAcaagttgtttacaaaaatacattaaaaatctaCGCTGTTATTGCTTTAAATAAACACTATCATGAAAAATTATTGGCGACTTGGCAATGGAGGATCGCGGAAAGTTGACGGCGCGCAGTGTTGCTatttatagtgtgtatatctAATCCTTAAATGAGCTTTTATAAAgtagatttatatataaaaaaataaccaCTCAAACAATATTTGACCAGAAGAAAGATATGTTAAATATGTACTATCAACTAAGCCAATTTACCAGCAATACTACAAAAAACTGAAGAGAGTATGCATGTTATTAGTATCCCACATTATTGGTTTACTAAAATTACTGcaacatttacaacaacaaaaatgtcaaataattttgaaattcacCTTAACTGGTTTATGACATTACGTTGAGTCTTATCAACTGTATCATAAAAACTGTGCTTCCAATCATTTTTAAAGGTGATATAGAAGGAAAGAAACGATCACTTTtatcattaaacaaatatttacctTTTCTTGTTGAATTCTATGGAAATTCTTTCCATACGCCCTTACACCAGCTTCGAAATTTCTACATTCTTCTTCGGACCAAAgactctctttcttcttcttttcgggAGAAACTGCGGGTGCGGACATTTTTAAACGGCGTAATGCTTCCTCAACGTTGTGTCCACATTGTTGCAGCATGTACAACGCCTCCTCATCGTCACGAAGATTTACGCCTAAAAATTAGTTTTATTCTACATTTTGTTACAGACTGATAAATTTCGTGTGAGGATAGATTTGCATCAATTGAAAGAGCAGCTCGTATGAAACGAGAGAAACAAATAGCCCAGGGAACTAAGCTTTTTTTAGTGACACTGATCCgaccaggcaaacgacagttgttttgagtactATGGACATCTATAACAAGAACATATGTGTTTCCTGCAgtcaatttttcgttttttaaatgtttctatccttatttgttgcttagaaagttgcaaaataagccaaaaatttttttttataaatgttttttaaaaataaacttataatctTCATATTACATGGAATACTGGGTCTTAGTGCtcaaaatatgatcaaaattagtttaaaagttatttaatttgtttatcccaaattaagtcaacaaaataagtcaaaaagttAGTAGTTACAGttatcttttgtttattatttatgtcaacgatttgcctaaattcatatctccgtacaaagccatacaattcgcagaagatacgacatacgttatatcaggaaaaagtaATGactatttaaaaatgtctcattaggaagtttctactaaatctagctcatggtttgctgcaaacaaactaaaacttaactctgatacaaagcaaaatttggttatatctgcaagtaatttacacaatgatccagataacaaagatactgttaaactattgggaataaccatagataatcgactaaACTGGTCGGCtgatatctcacaacttaagaaaaagctatcaagttcattatttcttattcgccaactagcaaggattgtcaactttgaaatattaaaaatggcatatttttctttattctctcacctaaactatggtgtaatcataaggggcaattcaacaaatgcacttcaaatttttagaatgcaaaagaaagctatcaggattttaacaggggttagttatctagaacactgccgacctttctttatcaaattcaaaattataccGCTagctactctgttgatattttcagttctaactgaaattcacagaaaacgtgtcCATtgaataaagcagtctgatgtacACGTTCGCAATACGCAAAACTGACACTACTTACGAAAAAATCGCTGTAGataagtctttcagaaaaaaattgtcttaattataTACAATCTTTTacaaaaaagtattaaacagctaagctgtaatagtttcgataaagttataaaaaatgtcttctaaaacattgtttttactccTCAGAAGAAAacatgactcattgcagaacatccaatGAACTGCTTACCATAAATCTTTTACTGTTTAATATATGTTCTTGtttgtacatatttaaattacgttttatattccttttttatatactatgtattttttttgacttgctacaaacaataggtACTTGTATCTGATATGTATCATAAATACTccactcaaaacaactgtcgtttgcctagACGGTTCAGTGTTACAAACAGAATACATTTTTGCTCATTTCCTTGGCCTAAAAGTATGTGCTTAAGACTCTTCTTACCTTGAGGTAGACCTGTTTTAGAAGTTCTAATAGAAGACACCTTGCGCAGGAAATCGGAAACATCGATACCCTCTAAATGTGTATCATTGGGGTCCCAAAGGAGTTTATCTTCATTTTCATACGGAAGAGCATCATCATAATGAGAAAGTCCTTCTGGTATTTGGGCCTGGTAGTCACTACCTACCATAATCGTCTATAAAACgcataaataaatataatcatTTGTACAAGTATAACAGGACAAAATGTACAGTAGTCAAACTGATTTGTTACTGTTTCAAATATTATTCACTGCACCAAAGCTGTTTTAACTACTCTACGTTTGTCCCCTTCAATAACTAAAAACCGTTCACCACTATTTACTGGTTGATTTGAAttccattacaaaaaaaaattatctgatACAGCCAAATTAGAAAAAATTGTGAAAATTTTAATTATTCGTTCAAATAAATTCATATGATGAGAAATTGGAAATAGTGACAAATGAAACGTAAACTTTTTAGGAATGCTGATTATGATTTTATGTTTACATTtacgtatgtatatatatatatatatatatatatatatatatatatatatatatat is a window from the Diabrotica undecimpunctata isolate CICGRU chromosome 10, icDiaUnde3, whole genome shotgun sequence genome containing:
- the LOC140452199 gene encoding mesoderm induction early response protein 1-like isoform X2 is translated as MEQFISPNKDGKDNNSPPKDKLFDPSIDMLVNDFDDERTLEEEEAIAAGESQDADAELSTLQKESNMPLEQLLALYGYQGENQENEDPDQKPEEDQEEEQEVEETSPEMSESIEEQDSVPSPPEPSKLSVLYEPIADDQDESRLLRSVSSRVSEEEDEDYDYSPDEEDWRKCPGIITLRDEDDNTTECVYQPIRTIMVGSDYQAQIPEGLSHYDDALPYENEDKLLWDPNDTHLEGIDVSDFLRKVSSIRTSKTGLPQGVNLRDDEEALYMLQQCGHNVEEALRRLKMSAPAVSPEKKKKESLWSEEECRNFEAGVRAYGKNFHRIQQEKVRTRSVGELVQFYYLWKKSERHDIFANRTRLEKKKYVLHPGITDFMDRFLEDQDSRDRSDSPPTPACSTSGTARQPPPPPPPDT
- the LOC140452199 gene encoding mesoderm induction early response protein 1-like isoform X5; amino-acid sequence: MLVNDFDDERTLEEEEAIAAGESQDADAELSTLQKESNMPLEQLLALYGYQGENQENEDPDQKPEEDQEEEQEVEETSPEMSESIEEQDSVPSPPEPSKLSVLYEPIADDQDESRLLRSVSSRVSEEEDEDYDYSPDEEDWRKVNKCPGIITLRDEDDNTTECVYQPIRTIMVGSDYQAQIPEGLSHYDDALPYENEDKLLWDPNDTHLEGIDVSDFLRKVSSIRTSKTGLPQGVNLRDDEEALYMLQQCGHNVEEALRRLKMSAPAVSPEKKKKESLWSEEECRNFEAGVRAYGKNFHRIQQEKVRTRSVGELVQFYYLWKKSERHDIFANRTRLEKKKYVLHPGITDFMDRFLEDQDSRDRSDSPPTPACSTSGTARQPPPPPPPDT
- the LOC140452199 gene encoding mesoderm induction early response protein 1-like isoform X1, yielding MEQFISPNKDGKDNNSPPKDKLFDPSIDMLVNDFDDERTLEEEEAIAAGESQDADAELSTLQKESNMPLEQLLALYGYQGENQENEDPDQKPEEDQEEEQEVEETSPEMSESIEEQDSVPSPPEPSKLSVLYEPIADDQDESRLLRSVSSRVSEEEDEDYDYSPDEEDWRKVNKCPGIITLRDEDDNTTECVYQPIRTIMVGSDYQAQIPEGLSHYDDALPYENEDKLLWDPNDTHLEGIDVSDFLRKVSSIRTSKTGLPQGVNLRDDEEALYMLQQCGHNVEEALRRLKMSAPAVSPEKKKKESLWSEEECRNFEAGVRAYGKNFHRIQQEKVRTRSVGELVQFYYLWKKSERHDIFANRTRLEKKKYVLHPGITDFMDRFLEDQDSRDRSDSPPTPACSTSGTARQPPPPPPPDT
- the LOC140452199 gene encoding mesoderm induction early response protein 1-like isoform X7 — translated: MPLEQLLALYGYQGENQENEDPDQKPEEDQEEEQEVEETSPEMSESIEEQDSVPSPPEPSKLSVLYEPIADDQDESRLLRSVSSRVSEEEDEDYDYSPDEEDWRKVNKCPGIITLRDEDDNTTECVYQPIRTIMVGSDYQAQIPEGLSHYDDALPYENEDKLLWDPNDTHLEGIDVSDFLRKVSSIRTSKTGLPQGVNLRDDEEALYMLQQCGHNVEEALRRLKMSAPAVSPEKKKKESLWSEEECRNFEAGVRAYGKNFHRIQQEKVRTRSVGELVQFYYLWKKSERHDIFANRTRLEKKKYVLHPGITDFMDRFLEDQDSRDRSDSPPTPACSTSGTARQPPPPPPPDT
- the LOC140452199 gene encoding mesoderm induction early response protein 1-like isoform X3; the protein is MEQFISPNKDGKDNNSPPKDKLFDPSIDMLVNDFDDERTLEEEEAIAAGESQDADAELSTLQKESNMPLEQLLALYGYQGENQENEDPDQKPEEDQEEEQEVEETSPEMSESIEEQDSVPSPPEPSKLSVLYEPIADDQDESRLLRSVSSRVSEEEDEDYDYSPDEEDWRKVNKTIMVGSDYQAQIPEGLSHYDDALPYENEDKLLWDPNDTHLEGIDVSDFLRKVSSIRTSKTGLPQGVNLRDDEEALYMLQQCGHNVEEALRRLKMSAPAVSPEKKKKESLWSEEECRNFEAGVRAYGKNFHRIQQEKVRTRSVGELVQFYYLWKKSERHDIFANRTRLEKKKYVLHPGITDFMDRFLEDQDSRDRSDSPPTPACSTSGTARQPPPPPPPDT
- the LOC140452199 gene encoding mesoderm induction early response protein 1-like isoform X6, whose protein sequence is MESNMPLEQLLALYGYQGENQENEDPDQKPEEDQEEEQEVEETSPEMSESIEEQDSVPSPPEPSKLSVLYEPIADDQDESRLLRSVSSRVSEEEDEDYDYSPDEEDWRKVNKCPGIITLRDEDDNTTECVYQPIRTIMVGSDYQAQIPEGLSHYDDALPYENEDKLLWDPNDTHLEGIDVSDFLRKVSSIRTSKTGLPQGVNLRDDEEALYMLQQCGHNVEEALRRLKMSAPAVSPEKKKKESLWSEEECRNFEAGVRAYGKNFHRIQQEKVRTRSVGELVQFYYLWKKSERHDIFANRTRLEKKKYVLHPGITDFMDRFLEDQDSRDRSDSPPTPACSTSGTARQPPPPPPPDT
- the LOC140452199 gene encoding mesoderm induction early response protein 1-like isoform X4; translation: MEQFISPNKDGKDNNSPPKDKLFDPSIDMLVNDFDDERTLEEEEAIAAGESQDADAELSTLQKESNMPLEQLLALYGYQGENQENEDPDQKPEEDQEEEQEVEETSPEMSESIEEQDSVPSPPEPSKLSVLYEPIADDQDESRLLRSVSSRVSEEEDEDYDYSPDEEDWRKTIMVGSDYQAQIPEGLSHYDDALPYENEDKLLWDPNDTHLEGIDVSDFLRKVSSIRTSKTGLPQGVNLRDDEEALYMLQQCGHNVEEALRRLKMSAPAVSPEKKKKESLWSEEECRNFEAGVRAYGKNFHRIQQEKVRTRSVGELVQFYYLWKKSERHDIFANRTRLEKKKYVLHPGITDFMDRFLEDQDSRDRSDSPPTPACSTSGTARQPPPPPPPDT